In Thioclava sp. GXIMD2076, one DNA window encodes the following:
- the fmt gene encoding methionyl-tRNA formyltransferase, with protein sequence MRVVFMGTPEFSVPVLEALAREHEVVAAYSQPPRPAGRGKHLRPSPVQARAEELGIETRTPLNFKDETDRQAFADLKADVAVVVAYGLILPQAILDAPEKGCLNIHASLLPRWRGAAPIHRAIMAGDAETGICIMQMEAGLDTGPVRLRRATEIGATETTGELHDRLSVMGASMIIEALAHLDTLPSEAQPDEGVTYAAKIDKAEARIDWTAPAADVTRKINGLSPFPGAWCEIAGERVKLLRARQTDGHGAAGDVLGGFTIACGAGAVQVLEAQRAGKKPMAAAQVLQALTLPERLD encoded by the coding sequence ATGCGCGTCGTCTTCATGGGCACCCCCGAGTTTTCAGTCCCGGTGCTCGAGGCACTGGCGCGCGAGCACGAGGTCGTGGCGGCCTATTCGCAGCCGCCGCGCCCTGCAGGTCGTGGCAAACATCTGCGCCCCTCCCCCGTTCAGGCCCGCGCCGAGGAACTGGGGATAGAGACGCGCACCCCGCTGAATTTCAAGGATGAGACCGACCGTCAGGCCTTTGCCGATCTGAAGGCCGATGTGGCTGTGGTAGTGGCCTACGGGCTGATCCTGCCACAAGCGATCCTTGATGCGCCCGAAAAGGGCTGCCTGAATATCCATGCCTCGCTGCTGCCGCGCTGGCGCGGGGCGGCGCCCATCCACCGTGCGATCATGGCAGGCGATGCCGAAACGGGAATTTGTATCATGCAGATGGAAGCGGGGCTCGATACCGGCCCCGTGCGCCTGCGTCGCGCGACCGAGATCGGCGCGACCGAGACCACCGGAGAGCTGCATGACCGGCTGTCCGTCATGGGGGCCTCGATGATCATCGAGGCGCTGGCGCATCTTGATACGCTCCCCAGCGAGGCCCAGCCCGACGAGGGCGTGACCTATGCCGCCAAGATCGACAAGGCCGAGGCGCGGATCGACTGGACTGCCCCTGCAGCCGATGTAACCCGCAAGATCAACGGCTTGTCGCCCTTCCCCGGAGCGTGGTGCGAGATTGCGGGGGAACGGGTAAAGCTTTTGCGCGCCCGCCAGACCGACGGTCATGGCGCTGCCGGAGATGTTCTGGGCGGGTTCACCATTGCCTGCGGAGCAGGCGCCGTGCAGGTGCTGGAGGCGCAGCGCGCGGGCAAGAAGCCGATGGCAGCCGCGCAGGTCTTGCAGGCCCTGACCCTGCCCGAGCGCCTCGACTGA
- the def gene encoding peptide deformylase, with product MTVRKFIPFDDKRLRTAAEPVAEITETVRMIWDDMIETMDAMPGVGLAAPQIGIMMRLAVVDASDKRGEAIRMANPEVLHASVKMRKHDEASPNLPGVWAPVERPRAVTVRFLNADGEMEERDFVGLWATSVQHQIDHLNGKTYVDHLSPLRRKMLIQKSKKLNKG from the coding sequence ATGACCGTGCGCAAGTTCATCCCCTTTGACGACAAGCGTCTGCGCACAGCGGCCGAGCCTGTGGCCGAGATCACCGAGACGGTGCGGATGATCTGGGATGACATGATCGAGACGATGGATGCGATGCCGGGGGTCGGTCTGGCCGCCCCGCAGATCGGGATCATGATGCGTCTGGCGGTGGTGGATGCCTCCGACAAGCGTGGCGAGGCCATCCGCATGGCCAATCCCGAAGTGCTCCATGCCAGCGTCAAGATGCGCAAACATGATGAGGCAAGCCCCAATCTTCCGGGCGTCTGGGCACCGGTCGAGCGTCCGCGGGCGGTTACCGTGCGGTTCCTCAATGCCGATGGCGAGATGGAAGAACGTGATTTCGTCGGGCTCTGGGCGACCTCGGTCCAGCACCAGATCGACCATCTCAACGGCAAGACCTATGTGGACCATCTCTCGCCCCTGCGGCGCAAGATGCTGATCCAGAAATCGAAAAAACTGAACAAAGGCTAA
- the def gene encoding peptide deformylase, translated as MTLRPILIHPDPRLKKTCDPVVSVDAEIRKLADDMLATMYDAPGVGLAAPQIGVLQRVFVMDCVKEENAAPQPTVMINPEITWSSEETNTYEEGCLSIPDQYAEVTRPKLVRMKWLSVDGKVMEEEFDGLWATCAQHELDHLDGKLFIDYLGPMKRKMITSKMQKLKRERARAPKSDGII; from the coding sequence ATGACCCTACGCCCGATCCTCATTCACCCCGACCCGCGACTGAAGAAGACCTGTGATCCGGTCGTCTCGGTCGATGCCGAAATCCGCAAGCTGGCTGACGATATGCTGGCCACGATGTATGACGCCCCCGGTGTCGGCCTTGCCGCGCCACAGATTGGCGTGCTACAGCGTGTCTTCGTGATGGATTGCGTGAAGGAAGAGAACGCAGCGCCCCAGCCAACGGTGATGATCAATCCCGAGATCACATGGTCCTCGGAAGAGACCAACACCTATGAGGAGGGCTGCCTGTCGATCCCCGATCAATATGCCGAAGTCACCCGCCCGAAACTGGTGCGGATGAAATGGCTGAGCGTGGATGGCAAGGTCATGGAAGAGGAATTCGACGGGCTCTGGGCCACCTGCGCCCAGCACGAGCTGGATCACCTCGATGGCAAGCTGTTCATCGACTATCTCGGACCGATGAAACGCAAGATGATCACCTCGAAGATGCAGAAGCTCAAACGCGAGCGCGCCCGCGCGCCGAAATCCGACGGGATCATCTGA